One region of Paucibacter aquatile genomic DNA includes:
- a CDS encoding MlaC/ttg2D family ABC transporter substrate-binding protein — protein sequence MKVHSSTSTLARRGRAALASGLLALMAINPGLSLAADASAPDTLIRELSQETVEAIKADKAIQAGDLQRIVKLVDEKIMPHVDFDKTTRSALGRHWNQATPEQRERLKTEFKGLLLRVYAGALSQFKDQTIRQAPLRPGATEGGQVEIKTQIVGKGEPVQLNYSLEKSEAGVWKIWDFNVLGASMVQTYRNPFAQEVNANGIEGLIKMLAEKNSKKPLPAKA from the coding sequence ATGAAAGTCCATTCATCCACCTCCACCCTGGCCCGCCGCGGCCGCGCCGCATTGGCCTCGGGCTTGCTGGCGCTGATGGCCATCAATCCGGGCCTGTCCCTGGCCGCCGATGCCAGCGCGCCCGACACCTTGATCCGTGAGCTCTCGCAGGAGACGGTGGAAGCCATCAAGGCCGACAAGGCCATCCAGGCCGGTGACTTGCAGCGCATCGTCAAGCTGGTCGACGAGAAAATCATGCCGCACGTGGACTTCGACAAGACCACGCGCAGCGCCCTGGGTCGCCACTGGAACCAGGCCACGCCCGAGCAGCGCGAGCGCCTGAAGACCGAGTTCAAGGGCTTGCTGCTGCGTGTGTACGCTGGTGCGCTCTCGCAGTTCAAGGATCAAACCATCCGCCAAGCGCCGCTGCGCCCTGGCGCCACGGAAGGCGGCCAGGTCGAGATCAAGACCCAGATCGTCGGCAAGGGCGAGCCGGTGCAGCTGAACTACAGCCTCGAGAAATCGGAGGCCGGCGTCTGGAAGATCTGGGACTTCAATGTGCTCGGCGCCTCCATGGTGCAGACCTACCGCAATCCCTTTGCGCAAGAGGTCAATGCCAACGGCATCGAAGGCTTGATCAAGATGCTGGCCGAGAAGAACAGCAAGAAACCCCTGCCGGCCAAGGCCTGA
- a CDS encoding NADPH-dependent FMN reductase → MSDTQQATHQPRGKIVGLGGSLRAASLSAAALRAGMAMAAELGLDCETLDVRELQLPMYRPDWALADYPAEHQASLQRLVAAFRSADAMLWTCPAYHGAMSGVFKNALDFMQLLARDPRPYLQGCAVGLVSLSDSSPLGGMAHCVQELRAWLAPTRLTLDDGDFDDALALRDEAAQRRLRRLVGELAGFVASHPLTR, encoded by the coding sequence ATGAGTGACACGCAACAAGCCACACATCAACCGCGCGGCAAGATCGTCGGCCTAGGCGGCAGCCTGCGAGCTGCCTCTCTGTCGGCAGCTGCCCTGCGCGCCGGCATGGCCATGGCGGCTGAACTGGGGCTGGATTGTGAAACCCTCGATGTGCGCGAGCTGCAGCTGCCCATGTACCGGCCCGACTGGGCGCTGGCGGACTACCCGGCCGAACACCAGGCTTCGCTGCAGCGCCTGGTCGCGGCATTCCGCAGCGCCGACGCCATGCTCTGGACCTGCCCGGCCTACCACGGCGCCATGAGCGGGGTTTTCAAGAACGCGCTGGACTTCATGCAGCTGCTGGCCCGCGACCCGCGGCCCTATCTGCAAGGCTGTGCGGTCGGCCTGGTGAGCCTGTCCGACAGCTCCCCCCTGGGCGGCATGGCCCATTGCGTGCAGGAGCTGCGTGCCTGGCTGGCGCCGACACGCCTGACCCTGGACGACGGCGACTTTGATGACGCGCTGGCGCTGCGCGATGAAGCGGCACAGCGCCGGCTGCGGCGCCTGGTGGGCGAGCTGGCCGGCTTTGTGGCCAGCCACCCCCTGACCCGCTGA
- a CDS encoding DnaJ family domain-containing protein, translating into MRDDEIAQHLQEALKSGELQSAQGFGQPLPEDEAWQATPESLRMSFKILKNAGHAPAEVGLFRDKAALQARIAACEDEALRRDLQTQLSQLEQSLSLRLESLRVHNQL; encoded by the coding sequence ATGCGTGACGACGAAATTGCCCAGCACCTGCAAGAAGCACTGAAGTCGGGCGAACTGCAATCAGCCCAAGGCTTTGGGCAGCCCCTGCCCGAGGACGAGGCCTGGCAGGCCACGCCCGAGAGCCTGCGCATGAGCTTCAAGATCCTGAAAAACGCAGGCCACGCGCCGGCCGAGGTGGGCCTGTTTCGTGACAAGGCGGCGCTGCAAGCACGCATCGCCGCCTGCGAGGACGAGGCCCTGCGACGGGATCTGCAGACCCAGCTCAGCCAGCTCGAGCAAAGCCTGAGCCTGCGGCTGGAGTCGCTGCGCGTCCACAATCAGCTGTGA
- a CDS encoding PEP-CTERM sorting domain-containing protein, protein MAFTSTIFSKTLIGAAAALTLMSAQAAPVSLSYSGHGTSSWWTAAKATGTGSFETNSGQFSGDISYTDLKSFSFHLQIELDGVTENFFYGLDQLSNFWATVDNSGFTNFYLRTEYVRGDQRGGQGLNFEGLGADEARTHHFDIPGPFTIGQLKATFGPDNHVPEPATLALTLAALGLAGVVGRGRRSSQGKA, encoded by the coding sequence ATGGCCTTTACATCCACGATCTTCAGCAAGACCTTGATCGGCGCCGCGGCCGCCCTGACCCTGATGTCGGCCCAGGCCGCACCGGTCAGCCTGAGCTATTCGGGCCATGGCACCAGCAGCTGGTGGACCGCAGCCAAGGCCACCGGCACCGGCTCCTTTGAAACCAACTCGGGCCAGTTCAGCGGCGACATCAGCTATACCGATCTCAAGAGCTTCAGTTTCCATCTGCAGATCGAGCTGGATGGTGTGACCGAAAACTTCTTTTACGGCCTGGATCAGCTGAGTAATTTCTGGGCCACCGTGGACAACAGCGGCTTCACCAACTTCTACTTGCGCACGGAATACGTCCGTGGTGATCAGCGTGGTGGCCAAGGCCTGAACTTCGAGGGTCTGGGCGCCGATGAAGCCCGCACGCACCACTTCGACATTCCTGGCCCCTTCACCATCGGCCAGCTCAAGGCCACCTTCGGCCCGGACAACCATGTGCCCGAGCCGGCCACCCTGGCCTTGACCCTGGCCGCCCTGGGCCTGGCCGGCGTGGTGGGCCGCGGCCGCCGCAGCAGCCAAGGCAAGGCCTGA
- a CDS encoding MBL fold metallo-hydrolase, whose translation MTLRYQIIPVTAFQQNCSLVWCDETLEAAVIDPGGDLARIRAAVQQQGVTLQAIWLTHAHIDHAGGTGQLSRELQLPIIGPHPGDQFWIDGLPQQSQMFGFPAAEPFTPTRWLADGDTVQIGRQTLNVRHCPGHTPGHVVFHSPQIARAFVGDVLFAGSIGRTDFPGGDHATLLASIRERLWPMGDETVFIPGHGPESSFGAERRSNPHVRDR comes from the coding sequence ATGACCCTGCGCTACCAAATCATTCCCGTCACCGCCTTCCAGCAGAACTGTTCCTTGGTCTGGTGTGACGAGACGCTGGAGGCGGCGGTGATCGACCCCGGCGGTGATCTGGCGCGCATCCGGGCGGCGGTGCAGCAGCAGGGTGTGACGCTCCAAGCGATCTGGTTGACCCATGCGCACATCGATCATGCCGGCGGCACAGGGCAGCTCTCGCGTGAGCTGCAGCTGCCCATCATCGGGCCGCATCCGGGCGATCAGTTCTGGATCGATGGGCTGCCGCAGCAGAGCCAGATGTTCGGTTTTCCCGCCGCCGAGCCCTTCACGCCGACACGCTGGCTGGCCGACGGCGATACGGTGCAGATCGGCCGGCAGACCTTGAACGTGCGCCATTGCCCGGGCCACACGCCGGGCCATGTGGTGTTCCATTCACCACAGATTGCGCGTGCCTTTGTGGGCGATGTGCTGTTCGCCGGCAGCATCGGCCGCACGGATTTTCCCGGTGGCGACCACGCCACCTTACTCGCTTCGATCCGCGAGCGGCTCTGGCCCATGGGCGATGAGACCGTGTTCATCCCTGGCCACGGGCCGGAGAGCAGCTTTGGCGCGGAACGGCGCAGCAACCCGCATGTGCGGGATCGCTGA
- a CDS encoding arylamine N-acetyltransferase family protein yields MSMNVDAYLQRLAYCGDRQPDLATLAALQWAHLRQIPFENLSIHRGEAIVLEETALFRKIVEQRRGGFCYELNGLFAALLRELGYRVSLLSAQVAGADGMFGPEFDHLCLAVHLEDGAYLVDVGFGDCFLQPLPLEPEAAPSRQGRHVYRIQALGGVRTLQQLPAEHEACASWSDEYRFNLQARDLSDFEPMCRFHQSSPDSHFTRKRICSRATDDGGRISLSDRRLILTSAEGLKTESLLPSEAACQQALLDHFGIQA; encoded by the coding sequence ATGAGCATGAACGTTGACGCCTATCTGCAGCGCTTGGCCTACTGCGGCGACCGCCAGCCCGATCTCGCCACCCTGGCCGCCTTGCAATGGGCCCATCTGCGCCAGATCCCGTTTGAGAACCTCAGCATCCATCGGGGCGAAGCCATCGTCCTCGAAGAGACCGCCTTGTTCCGCAAGATCGTCGAGCAGCGCCGCGGTGGCTTTTGCTACGAGCTGAACGGCTTGTTCGCGGCGCTGCTGCGTGAGCTGGGCTACCGGGTCAGCTTGCTCTCGGCGCAGGTGGCCGGGGCCGATGGCATGTTTGGGCCGGAGTTCGACCACCTCTGCCTCGCCGTGCACCTGGAAGACGGCGCCTACCTGGTCGATGTCGGTTTCGGCGATTGCTTCCTGCAGCCGCTGCCGCTTGAACCCGAAGCAGCACCGAGCCGACAGGGCCGCCATGTCTACCGCATTCAGGCGCTGGGCGGCGTTCGCACACTGCAGCAACTCCCCGCTGAGCACGAGGCCTGCGCGAGCTGGAGCGACGAATACCGCTTCAACTTGCAGGCACGAGACTTGAGTGATTTCGAGCCGATGTGCCGCTTCCACCAAAGCTCGCCCGACTCGCACTTCACGCGCAAGCGCATCTGCTCTCGGGCCACGGACGATGGAGGCCGCATCAGCCTCAGTGATCGGCGCCTGATCCTCACCTCGGCCGAAGGCCTCAAGACCGAAAGCCTGCTGCCTTCGGAAGCGGCCTGTCAACAGGCCTTGCTCGACCATTTCGGAATCCAAGCATGA